In Halobacteriovorax marinus SJ, the following proteins share a genomic window:
- the yaaA gene encoding peroxide stress protein YaaA, with translation MLVIVSPAKKLDFDSRPPIDQYEQPKFLDKSRKLIQELRKCSASEISKMMKLSESLTKLNMERYQSFKTPFTPKNAKQAIYSFMGDTYVGFDASTLSEKSMQYAQDHMRILSGLYGVLAPLELIQPYRLEMGTKFSIAGNKNLYEYWKEDLTKEMNALLCDKKILVNCASNEYSGAIDFKSIEGRVITPIFKDSKNGEYKIISFYAKKARGMMARYIVENKINSVAKLKKFNTDGYYFDESSSTENELVFLRD, from the coding sequence GTGTTAGTCATCGTTTCACCAGCTAAGAAGTTAGATTTTGATTCTAGGCCACCAATTGATCAATATGAGCAACCTAAATTTCTAGATAAATCTAGAAAGCTTATTCAAGAGCTCAGAAAGTGTAGCGCCAGTGAGATTTCAAAAATGATGAAGCTCTCAGAGTCTCTCACAAAGCTCAATATGGAACGTTACCAGTCTTTTAAAACTCCATTTACTCCTAAGAATGCTAAACAGGCCATCTACTCATTCATGGGAGATACTTACGTTGGTTTTGATGCGAGTACGCTTTCAGAGAAATCAATGCAATACGCTCAAGATCATATGAGAATACTCTCAGGTCTCTATGGAGTATTAGCTCCATTAGAATTGATTCAACCTTACCGTTTAGAGATGGGAACGAAATTCTCTATCGCTGGAAATAAGAACCTCTATGAGTATTGGAAAGAAGACCTTACTAAAGAGATGAACGCACTTCTATGTGATAAGAAGATTCTTGTAAACTGTGCCTCTAATGAATACTCCGGAGCAATTGACTTTAAGTCTATTGAGGGAAGAGTGATTACTCCAATCTTTAAGGATAGTAAGAATGGAGAGTATAAGATTATTAGCTTCTATGCCAAGAAGGCCCGTGGGATGATGGCACGCTATATAGTAGAGAATAAGATTAATTCAGTTGCTAAGCTCAAGAAGTTCAATACTGATGGCTACTACTTTGACGAAAGCTCATCTACTGAAAATGAACTGGTCTTCCTTAGGGATTAA
- a CDS encoding PilZ domain-containing protein, giving the protein MKYRPLPFVILGILHLVEPLLKLAYFKATTHFPIMNIIENITHLNSPRAVFEFWFLFPIGGLALLGVKKWSYPIFVSVQLYSIYRHLNYEPFTWPYATSTPQWPSLVLLACNIAIIIYFLLPEIRKPFFNKEDRWWEHRERYTIRIPCSYTLSSGNTLKDAEILNISHSGAFVTLPESENICQEKLIINITFLNDNICLGAKVISAHEFDSEKGFGIAFEYENIWEKLYMTKIMKMIARAAKKHHKQQLAA; this is encoded by the coding sequence ATGAAATATAGGCCGCTTCCATTTGTGATTTTGGGGATTTTACACCTTGTTGAACCGCTCTTAAAGCTTGCATACTTTAAAGCGACAACTCATTTTCCCATCATGAATATTATAGAGAATATAACTCATCTCAATTCGCCGAGAGCGGTCTTTGAGTTTTGGTTTCTCTTTCCCATCGGAGGGCTTGCGCTTCTAGGTGTTAAGAAATGGAGTTACCCAATATTTGTAAGTGTTCAACTCTATTCCATTTATAGGCATCTTAATTACGAGCCCTTTACTTGGCCTTATGCCACCTCAACTCCTCAGTGGCCAAGCCTTGTTCTACTCGCATGCAATATTGCTATTATTATCTACTTTCTCTTACCAGAAATACGTAAGCCATTCTTTAACAAGGAAGACCGTTGGTGGGAGCATAGAGAGCGTTATACAATTAGAATTCCATGCTCTTACACTCTTAGTAGCGGCAATACACTTAAAGATGCAGAGATTCTCAATATCTCTCACTCAGGGGCTTTTGTTACGCTGCCTGAGAGTGAAAATATCTGTCAGGAAAAGCTTATAATTAATATTACTTTTTTAAACGACAATATCTGTCTAGGGGCCAAAGTTATTTCCGCCCACGAGTTTGATTCAGAAAAGGGATTTGGAATTGCATTTGAATATGAAAATATTTGGGAAAAGCTCTATATGACAAAGATAATGAAGATGATTGCAAGGGCCGCCAAAAAGCACCACAAGCAGCAATTGGCAGCGTAA
- a CDS encoding class I SAM-dependent methyltransferase yields MMTLKIYSDSELDQGLKSNLEKFYNVERVEGDPPLTGLIYRGGKLFYSSSERGEIAFDFNQLWASHFNKNYHLNKEPLAKALGIKPSADSHIWDITCGSGKDAILLLKFGAKVTGFERNPSVAALLLSAAMNFNSSSLTIYPGEAKQHCELLNTATPSAIYYDPMYPEEGKKKSALPRKEMQVFRELVGKDLDEEEVYQWAKQSGVKRFVVKRGVKSPTLRAKPSAQYKGKSARYDLYIF; encoded by the coding sequence ATGATGACACTTAAAATCTACAGTGACTCTGAGCTAGATCAGGGTCTGAAGAGTAATTTAGAGAAATTTTATAACGTGGAGCGAGTAGAGGGAGATCCACCTCTGACTGGGCTTATTTACCGCGGAGGAAAGCTCTTCTATAGCTCTAGTGAGCGTGGTGAAATTGCCTTTGATTTCAATCAATTGTGGGCATCACATTTTAATAAGAATTATCATTTAAATAAGGAACCTTTGGCCAAGGCCCTAGGGATTAAGCCCAGTGCAGACTCCCATATATGGGATATCACTTGTGGAAGTGGTAAAGATGCGATCTTACTTCTTAAGTTTGGCGCTAAGGTAACTGGATTTGAGAGGAACCCCTCAGTCGCGGCGCTCTTGCTCTCGGCGGCCATGAACTTTAATTCATCTTCTCTTACAATCTATCCGGGGGAGGCCAAGCAGCACTGTGAACTCTTAAATACTGCTACTCCTAGCGCTATCTACTACGATCCCATGTATCCAGAAGAGGGTAAGAAAAAGAGTGCTCTACCCAGAAAAGAGATGCAAGTCTTTAGAGAATTAGTGGGAAAGGATCTGGATGAAGAAGAAGTCTATCAGTGGGCCAAGCAAAGTGGAGTTAAGAGATTTGTTGTTAAGAGGGGAGTAAAGTCTCCTACTCTAAGGGCAAAACCATCTGCTCAGTATAAAGGAAAGAGCGCTCGCTACGATCTCTATATTTTCTAA
- the gcvPB gene encoding aminomethyl-transferring glycine dehydrogenase subunit GcvPB, whose amino-acid sequence MSRIDNLPYNPNELERELAPYYICASKNEIQEMMDTIGVKELKDLYSHIPKEVLMAEGPKELGERLEYEQLVAHVEDLAKKNNLKTSFLGDGLQQYKVPSVVPFVCDIRGLTTAYTPYQPERSQGTLWTLWMYSSTLSMLTGFEAINASFYERSTCLFEACNTATRIKRKTNKVIISEGIYPGDLEVLRTHAKETSLELITLPIDEETGLTDIDAAKSLIEKEKDSLAAFAFCQVNNLGLVEDVNALTDLCTEANIQSIAIIDPMLLATEGLLAPSLYGSNDQGADMIVGEGQHLAIGPNWGGPGLGIFGIRYNDKNKTAIRSTAGRYIGKGKDGSGKTCLSIVLSTREQHIRREKATSNICSNQSFLASAAGAGILARGEEGMTESMMAGRELANQIFVELSKYQELSATYPHSPFFNEIIFTFNGDLDVLMQRASKAGIHLGVKVDERIKKNNQLKMSFSDLQNDDDLEKLINFLDDHLTAQESEEELYTPEIPSALLREGEVGLPNFTEEEIKNFYIQLGEMNVSPDDNIYPLGSCTMKYNPYINDYAANLQGFTDTHPQAPMVDTQANLEILFETQEMFKSITGLPGVVTQPVAGAQGELVGLKLFQAYHRDRGNAQKKNIILIPRSAHGTNPATATMAGFETKKVDGVQYGIITIEADANAEIDFEQLKSVVAEYGERIAGIMVTNPNTAGIFETRFKEMADLIHSVDGLVYMDGANMNAIAGWVDLGAMGVDAVHNNLHKTWTIPHGGGGPGDAIVGVSERLLDYIPGLQVKKENDQFVAFKTPKSIGSFHRHHGNFAHKVRCYTYLKALGSEGVKQMSAIAVLAAKYLYHQLKDTYPTLPARSENSPRMHEFILTLTDDEFSKIAAAGTPKSAAIAKIGKLFLDFGLHAPTVAFPEVYGLMVEPTESFTKKELDDFISVVKEIKLIINEHPQVLQTTPHFTPIKKVDEVSANKNLDLFERITSFPNLPKNVIDPGELSAMMPSDVTKKILVAHEASSN is encoded by the coding sequence ATGAGTCGTATCGATAACTTACCATATAATCCCAATGAACTAGAGCGTGAATTAGCTCCTTACTACATCTGTGCTTCTAAAAATGAAATTCAAGAAATGATGGACACTATTGGAGTAAAAGAACTTAAAGACCTCTACTCACATATTCCAAAAGAAGTCCTCATGGCAGAAGGGCCAAAAGAATTGGGAGAGAGACTAGAGTATGAACAACTTGTTGCTCATGTTGAAGACTTAGCAAAGAAAAATAATCTAAAGACATCATTCTTAGGTGATGGACTACAACAATATAAAGTTCCAAGCGTAGTTCCATTTGTATGTGACATTAGAGGACTAACGACTGCTTATACTCCTTACCAACCAGAGCGTTCTCAAGGAACACTTTGGACATTGTGGATGTACTCAAGCACTCTCTCTATGCTCACAGGATTTGAAGCAATTAATGCCTCTTTCTATGAGAGATCAACTTGTCTCTTTGAAGCGTGTAACACGGCTACAAGAATTAAAAGAAAAACAAATAAAGTTATTATCTCAGAAGGTATCTATCCAGGAGACCTTGAGGTTCTAAGAACGCACGCAAAGGAAACTTCCTTAGAACTTATCACGCTACCAATTGATGAAGAAACAGGCCTTACTGATATTGATGCTGCAAAAAGCTTAATTGAAAAAGAAAAAGATTCTCTAGCTGCATTCGCATTTTGCCAAGTAAACAACTTAGGACTTGTTGAAGATGTAAATGCACTTACAGATCTTTGTACAGAAGCAAATATTCAATCGATTGCAATTATTGATCCTATGCTACTCGCAACAGAGGGTCTACTTGCTCCTAGTCTCTATGGATCAAATGACCAAGGTGCAGATATGATTGTTGGCGAGGGTCAACACCTTGCTATAGGTCCTAATTGGGGAGGCCCAGGGTTGGGTATTTTTGGAATTCGTTACAATGATAAGAATAAAACGGCAATTCGCTCAACTGCTGGTCGTTATATTGGAAAAGGTAAAGATGGTAGTGGAAAGACTTGTTTATCTATAGTTCTATCAACTCGCGAGCAACATATCAGAAGAGAGAAGGCCACAAGTAATATCTGTTCTAACCAATCTTTCTTGGCCTCAGCTGCAGGAGCGGGAATTCTAGCACGCGGTGAAGAGGGAATGACAGAGTCAATGATGGCCGGTAGAGAGCTTGCAAATCAAATCTTTGTCGAATTATCTAAGTACCAAGAGTTAAGTGCGACTTATCCACACTCTCCTTTCTTTAATGAAATCATCTTTACCTTCAATGGTGATCTCGATGTTCTAATGCAAAGAGCGAGTAAAGCGGGAATTCATCTTGGAGTAAAAGTAGACGAGAGAATTAAAAAGAACAATCAATTAAAGATGAGCTTCTCAGACCTTCAAAATGATGACGACTTAGAAAAGTTAATCAACTTCTTAGACGATCACCTAACTGCACAAGAAAGTGAAGAAGAACTCTACACACCAGAAATTCCGAGTGCCCTTTTAAGAGAGGGAGAAGTTGGACTTCCAAACTTCACTGAAGAAGAAATTAAAAACTTCTATATTCAACTTGGAGAGATGAATGTCTCCCCTGATGATAATATCTACCCGTTAGGGTCATGTACTATGAAGTACAATCCTTATATCAACGACTACGCTGCAAACCTACAAGGCTTTACAGACACTCACCCTCAAGCACCAATGGTTGATACTCAGGCCAACCTTGAAATTCTCTTTGAAACACAAGAGATGTTTAAATCAATAACTGGTCTACCAGGAGTAGTGACTCAACCAGTAGCGGGAGCCCAGGGTGAACTAGTTGGATTAAAATTATTCCAGGCCTATCACCGTGATAGAGGAAATGCGCAGAAGAAGAATATTATTCTTATCCCAAGAAGTGCTCATGGAACAAACCCGGCCACTGCAACGATGGCAGGTTTTGAAACGAAGAAAGTAGATGGAGTTCAATACGGGATTATCACTATTGAAGCTGATGCCAATGCTGAAATTGATTTTGAACAACTTAAAAGTGTTGTAGCTGAATATGGGGAAAGAATCGCTGGTATCATGGTTACCAATCCAAATACTGCAGGTATCTTTGAGACAAGATTCAAAGAGATGGCAGACCTCATTCACTCAGTAGATGGACTTGTCTACATGGACGGTGCCAATATGAATGCCATTGCCGGTTGGGTTGATCTCGGGGCCATGGGAGTGGATGCCGTACATAATAATCTTCACAAGACATGGACCATTCCTCACGGAGGCGGTGGACCAGGTGATGCCATTGTTGGTGTTAGTGAGAGACTACTCGACTATATTCCAGGCCTACAAGTTAAGAAAGAAAACGATCAATTTGTTGCTTTTAAAACACCTAAGTCAATTGGGAGTTTTCATCGCCATCACGGAAACTTTGCTCACAAAGTTAGATGTTATACTTACCTAAAGGCACTTGGCAGCGAAGGTGTTAAGCAAATGTCTGCTATTGCAGTACTTGCGGCCAAGTATCTCTATCATCAACTTAAAGATACTTACCCTACACTACCAGCAAGATCAGAAAACTCTCCAAGAATGCATGAGTTTATTCTCACTCTAACTGATGACGAGTTCTCAAAAATTGCAGCAGCTGGAACACCAAAGTCTGCGGCCATTGCAAAAATAGGAAAGCTCTTCTTAGACTTCGGACTTCATGCTCCAACAGTGGCATTTCCAGAAGTTTACGGCCTTATGGTAGAGCCTACCGAGTCTTTCACTAAGAAAGAACTCGACGATTTCATAAGCGTCGTTAAAGAAATTAAACTTATTATCAACGAACATCCTCAGGTTCTTCAAACAACTCCGCACTTTACTCCGATAAAGAAAGTTGATGAAGTTAGTGCAAATAAGAACCTCGATCTCTTTGAGAGAATTACAAGTTTTCCAAATCTTCCAAAGAATGTGATCGATCCAGGTGAATTAAGTGCAATGATGCCAAGTGATGTGACTAAGAAAATTCTTGTTGCTCACGAAGCTTCGTCTAATTAA
- a CDS encoding tRNA (adenine(22)-N(1))-methyltransferase TrmK, with protein sequence MSNTKRIPYLINLIDKEYSYIWDLCCDHGNIGIGLGQKFPSTKIIFNDIIPSITNALREKLESLPNLNSKRFKIITASAKKLKIDKDNSLVIIAGVGGRQAREFLEEILRSESQNFDLLLCTHYQQEELREFLIQKNFGLLRSELIFDKLRPYEVLYVSREVENDIPSFSTELLNRDDVAAREYFTKKYRYLEKKRNKSENELKAQEEIKGLLKL encoded by the coding sequence ATGTCCAATACAAAGAGAATCCCCTACCTCATTAATTTAATAGATAAAGAATACTCTTATATTTGGGATCTATGCTGTGACCACGGAAATATAGGGATAGGCCTTGGTCAGAAATTCCCAAGTACAAAAATTATTTTCAATGACATTATTCCAAGTATTACGAATGCTCTGAGAGAAAAATTAGAGAGTCTACCTAATCTTAATTCCAAGCGATTTAAAATCATCACCGCTTCCGCCAAGAAACTAAAAATTGATAAAGATAATAGTCTAGTTATTATAGCTGGTGTGGGTGGAAGACAGGCAAGAGAATTTCTAGAAGAAATCCTAAGAAGCGAAAGTCAAAACTTTGATCTTCTCCTGTGTACTCACTATCAACAAGAGGAGCTTAGAGAATTCCTTATTCAAAAAAACTTTGGACTCCTAAGAAGTGAGTTAATCTTTGATAAGTTAAGACCCTATGAAGTGCTCTACGTCTCTAGAGAGGTAGAAAATGACATCCCCTCTTTTTCAACAGAATTATTAAATAGAGATGATGTAGCAGCTAGAGAATATTTTACGAAGAAGTATCGATACTTAGAGAAGAAGAGAAATAAATCTGAAAATGAATTAAAGGCCCAGGAAGAAATCAAGGGCCTCTTAAAATTATAA
- a CDS encoding bifunctional metallophosphatase/5'-nucleotidase: protein MKSILLFAISFLQINSFAAVVQILHTNDLHSYYDHTIIDPTRGSYAALKAKMDELEALAAREGVSTLRFDAGDFLDGNLYYMADRGRRGFRMMERMGYDAIAVGNHDWLMGGSELNQMLEEQPPTFHYLGANFKAVNPLFTSIKKHIRPYTSFNVDGVTIGVMGLTTNEIAYKWRFTGGDIDAPAKVGDKLSTQMKKKGNDFVIALSHVGLSGDRKIIKKSSDIDLLIGGHSHTAIMQPLMVRNANGNFRPIVQTGAHVRFLGQMKLELIKGKPLKILDYKLIPIYSGETRDASVDQFVSDSREMLNSEYGEDYLAEILGYTRIKLRNSESILTPWTRLISDAVKDAVDADISFHSPMFGGASLPVGKVTREMVFNSYPRVFDLDDKYGWAIYKVDIHGVILKSLIRLILKGQFPVTFSGVTFDLIDDRNEIIDINTSVIPRSEADDESNPLGLIGQFLGIDRDFDVVNIRVHGEPILPHRQYRVSMPEGIVVGGLGMTGSVRYLLRRISKTDMTMWEAISKKVQEVGIIDYSYGIGDDFYRTSVLKVPRKKEKVLIPYRAIDL, encoded by the coding sequence TTGAAATCAATACTGCTTTTTGCAATCTCTTTTCTTCAAATCAATAGCTTTGCGGCCGTGGTGCAAATTCTCCATACTAATGATTTACATTCATATTATGACCATACAATTATAGACCCTACTAGAGGTAGCTACGCTGCTCTTAAGGCCAAGATGGACGAACTCGAGGCCTTGGCCGCTCGTGAAGGTGTGAGCACGTTGCGCTTTGATGCTGGAGATTTCCTCGATGGTAACCTCTATTATATGGCCGATAGGGGACGCAGAGGCTTTAGAATGATGGAGCGTATGGGTTACGATGCTATTGCTGTTGGTAATCACGATTGGCTCATGGGTGGTTCTGAATTAAATCAAATGCTCGAAGAGCAGCCGCCAACATTCCATTATTTGGGTGCTAATTTTAAAGCGGTCAACCCTCTTTTTACTTCTATAAAGAAGCATATAAGGCCATACACTTCTTTTAATGTAGATGGTGTAACAATTGGAGTTATGGGATTAACTACCAATGAGATTGCTTATAAGTGGCGCTTTACTGGAGGAGATATAGATGCTCCTGCTAAAGTTGGAGATAAGCTCTCTACTCAAATGAAGAAAAAAGGTAATGACTTTGTCATAGCCCTTAGTCATGTTGGGCTTTCAGGTGATAGAAAAATCATTAAGAAATCATCTGATATTGACCTACTCATTGGGGGACATTCTCATACTGCCATTATGCAACCGCTAATGGTAAGAAATGCGAATGGAAACTTCAGACCTATTGTTCAAACTGGTGCCCATGTTCGCTTCCTAGGACAAATGAAACTTGAACTTATTAAAGGTAAGCCATTAAAGATTTTAGATTATAAGTTAATTCCAATTTACTCAGGTGAAACTAGAGATGCCTCTGTTGATCAATTTGTTTCAGACTCTCGTGAAATGCTAAATAGTGAGTATGGGGAAGATTATCTAGCGGAGATACTTGGATATACGCGAATAAAGCTTAGAAATAGTGAGAGCATTCTCACTCCATGGACAAGACTCATTTCAGATGCAGTCAAGGATGCTGTTGATGCTGATATTTCATTTCATTCTCCAATGTTTGGTGGAGCGAGCTTACCAGTAGGTAAGGTCACGAGAGAGATGGTTTTTAACTCATACCCAAGGGTATTTGATTTAGATGATAAATATGGTTGGGCGATTTATAAAGTTGATATCCACGGTGTTATTTTAAAGTCTCTTATTAGACTTATTCTAAAAGGACAATTCCCTGTAACATTCTCTGGTGTAACATTTGATCTCATTGACGATAGAAATGAAATTATTGATATCAATACTTCTGTTATTCCTAGAAGTGAGGCCGATGATGAGAGTAATCCTCTAGGTCTTATAGGGCAATTTCTAGGCATTGATAGAGATTTTGATGTTGTAAATATTCGCGTTCACGGTGAGCCTATTCTTCCACATAGACAGTACCGTGTTTCAATGCCAGAAGGAATCGTCGTTGGTGGATTAGGTATGACTGGCTCTGTTCGCTACTTACTTAGAAGAATTTCTAAAACTGATATGACTATGTGGGAGGCGATCTCTAAAAAGGTTCAAGAGGTCGGTATTATCGATTATAGTTATGGAATTGGTGATGACTTCTATAGAACTTCAGTATTAAAAGTTCCTAGAAAGAAAGAAAAGGTTCTCATCCCATATAGGGCCATCGACTTATAA
- a CDS encoding NIF3 1, protein MKKIIVFVPKSHIEQVKEALFKAGAGRIGNYDKCCFETVGMGQFRPLKGSQAFIGKVGELEKVEEVKLELVCENNLIQGALSEMIEAHPYEIPAYEVYSLDDC, encoded by the coding sequence GTGAAAAAAATCATTGTCTTTGTTCCTAAATCCCATATTGAACAAGTAAAAGAAGCCCTCTTTAAGGCCGGTGCTGGTCGAATTGGAAACTACGATAAATGTTGTTTTGAAACAGTAGGAATGGGCCAATTCCGCCCCCTTAAAGGCTCTCAGGCCTTTATCGGAAAAGTTGGCGAACTAGAAAAGGTAGAGGAAGTTAAGCTTGAGTTAGTTTGTGAAAATAATTTGATACAGGGCGCATTGTCAGAAATGATAGAGGCTCACCCTTATGAAATTCCGGCCTATGAAGTCTACTCTCTAGATGATTGCTAG
- a CDS encoding M48 family metalloprotease, producing MRKGILATLVAMLVFGGQALACDQHGQGGIVEENTLNIPVGAKSVNSMDEATFNETIDKVEEIYAPIVAERGKRLQIERKWEDGTVNAYAQQMGNTWKVSMFGGLARHAAITPDGFATVVCHELGHHIGGQPKKKSWFGSSRASNEGQADYFATSKCLRKYMENDDNAAIIAEMDIPAFVVEKCEAQFTTEKDVLMCKRGAMAGLSLAGLFKDLRNLTTPLKFDTPDTRVVSSTDHNHPQPQCRLDTYWNGSLCEIDAYTDVSDRDYKVGTCARADGYESGVRPLCWFKPGN from the coding sequence ATGAGAAAAGGAATTCTAGCGACCCTAGTTGCTATGTTAGTTTTCGGTGGTCAAGCTCTAGCTTGTGATCAACACGGACAAGGTGGAATCGTTGAAGAAAATACTCTTAACATTCCAGTAGGTGCAAAATCTGTAAACTCAATGGATGAAGCTACATTCAACGAAACAATCGACAAAGTAGAAGAAATCTATGCTCCAATCGTTGCTGAGAGAGGAAAGAGGCTTCAAATTGAAAGAAAGTGGGAAGACGGAACAGTAAACGCATATGCTCAACAAATGGGTAATACGTGGAAAGTTTCTATGTTTGGTGGTTTAGCTAGACATGCTGCTATCACTCCTGATGGATTTGCAACTGTTGTATGTCACGAATTAGGTCACCACATTGGTGGACAACCTAAGAAGAAGTCATGGTTTGGTTCTTCACGGGCATCAAACGAAGGTCAAGCAGATTACTTTGCAACTTCTAAGTGTTTAAGAAAGTACATGGAAAATGATGACAATGCAGCAATCATTGCTGAAATGGATATCCCAGCATTCGTAGTAGAAAAGTGTGAAGCACAATTTACTACTGAAAAAGATGTTTTAATGTGTAAGAGAGGGGCAATGGCCGGTCTTTCACTAGCTGGTTTATTTAAGGATCTAAGAAACCTTACAACTCCACTTAAGTTTGATACTCCAGACACAAGAGTTGTTTCTTCAACTGATCACAATCACCCACAACCACAATGTCGTCTAGACACTTATTGGAATGGTTCTCTTTGTGAAATCGATGCTTACACTGACGTAAGTGACAGAGACTACAAAGTTGGAACTTGTGCTAGAGCTGATGGTTATGAATCAGGTGTAAGACCACTATGTTGGTTTAAGCCAGGAAACTAA
- a CDS encoding L,D-transpeptidase family protein yields the protein MKLTAKLAGTAFVLATFLSAPSHTQLIPSANASFFGRTSNWKEINLPAQAENKVVGVRVEDVVKHLPSFVPGLAHVSKELLKDQDQYFGDKGKVDEVLNLFFNELPKWNGNRVQLKLTALIKYNEDTIAFKKISVEYNSTDVKEFIVTPEKFTALSSTKLVFDVGLKSRKVVVKDKNSDMTMVFPLGVGSFDEAVLNDEISLLTPRFKNGYLDKSKAIRNRKMPRYFANLPFIRILKGSDAAEDYTGIGFHAQPFPDKNEFIRAFDSHGCMRMQTPDLWSMYYLVAAGPTKQLPITVKYTANNSEEHPFPKRNKPYKRVANTGSRANPNFTLDRDNLVLVHNNWKESAPVEELYDRSGDNYHQIFNYSTAELVEDKWEGIRAKCKARSYDNPSYAVKWEDYAPEYDLDDSQRQREKKLKKAKKKYQKAVKKMNKKKEKAYEDCIDDHKRDVSLGDRLYRWWVHG from the coding sequence ATGAAACTGACTGCAAAGCTTGCAGGTACAGCATTTGTACTTGCTACGTTTTTAAGTGCGCCGTCGCACACACAATTAATTCCATCTGCTAACGCATCTTTCTTCGGTCGTACGTCGAATTGGAAAGAAATTAACCTACCTGCTCAGGCCGAAAATAAAGTTGTCGGTGTTAGAGTAGAAGATGTTGTAAAACATTTACCTTCATTTGTTCCAGGACTTGCTCACGTAAGTAAAGAACTTCTAAAGGATCAAGATCAATACTTTGGTGATAAAGGAAAAGTAGATGAAGTTCTAAATCTTTTCTTTAATGAACTTCCTAAGTGGAACGGTAATAGAGTTCAGCTCAAGCTTACCGCTCTCATTAAATACAATGAAGACACAATCGCTTTTAAGAAAATCAGTGTAGAGTATAACTCAACTGACGTTAAGGAGTTCATCGTGACTCCTGAGAAATTTACAGCTCTCTCTAGTACAAAGCTTGTATTTGACGTTGGTTTAAAGTCTAGAAAAGTTGTTGTTAAAGATAAGAATAGTGATATGACAATGGTTTTCCCTCTTGGTGTAGGATCATTCGATGAAGCCGTTTTAAACGATGAGATCTCACTACTTACTCCAAGATTTAAGAATGGTTACTTAGATAAATCTAAAGCCATTAGAAATAGAAAAATGCCAAGATACTTTGCAAATCTTCCTTTTATTAGAATTTTAAAAGGTTCTGATGCTGCTGAAGACTACACAGGTATTGGTTTCCATGCACAACCATTCCCAGATAAGAATGAGTTCATCAGAGCATTCGATAGTCACGGTTGTATGAGAATGCAAACACCTGACTTATGGTCAATGTATTACTTAGTAGCTGCTGGTCCAACTAAGCAATTACCTATCACAGTAAAGTACACTGCTAATAACTCAGAAGAGCATCCATTTCCAAAGAGAAATAAGCCTTATAAAAGAGTTGCAAATACTGGTTCTAGAGCGAACCCTAACTTCACTCTTGACCGTGATAACTTAGTACTTGTTCACAATAACTGGAAAGAGAGTGCTCCTGTTGAAGAACTCTATGATAGAAGCGGCGATAACTACCACCAAATCTTTAACTACAGTACTGCTGAGCTAGTAGAAGATAAGTGGGAAGGAATTAGAGCTAAGTGTAAAGCAAGATCATACGACAACCCTTCTTATGCAGTTAAGTGGGAAGACTATGCTCCTGAGTATGACTTAGATGACTCACAAAGACAGCGTGAGAAAAAACTTAAGAAGGCCAAGAAGAAATACCAAAAGGCCGTTAAGAAAATGAATAAGAAGAAAGAAAAGGCCTACGAAGATTGTATTGATGATCACAAGAGAGACGTAAGTCTTGGTGACAGACTCTATAGATGGTGGGTTCACGGATAA